A window of Clostridium novyi genomic DNA:
AGTTACAGTGTTATCTTGTAAAGTATCAAAATCTACAGTTATACAATATGGTGTTCCTATTTCATCTTCTCTTCTATACCTCTTTCCTATACTACCAGCTTCATCATAATCTATATTGAATTTCTTACTTAATTTTCCGTACACTTCTAAGGCTTTTTCGGATAATTTCTTTGATAACGGTAATATAGCTGCTTTAAATGGAGCTAATGCAGGATGAAGATGTAACACTGTTCTAGTATCTCCATTTTCTAATTCTTCTTCATCATATGCATCTACTAAAAATGCAAGTGCAACTCTATCTGCTCCTAATGATGGCTCAATTACATAAGGAACATACTTTTCATTAGTAGTTGGATCTAAATATGTTAATTCTTGACCAGAGTGTTCCATGTGTTTCTTTAGGTCATAATCAGTTCTATCTGCAATTCCCCAAAGTTCACCCCATCCAAATGGGAACAAGAATTCTATATCAGAAGTTGCATTACTATAGAATGATAATTCTTCTTCTCCATGATCTCTAAATCTTAAATTTTCTTCTGTCATTCCTAAATCTAATAAGAACTTCCAACAATAATCTTTCCAATAATGGAACCATTCTAAGTCAGTTCCTGGTTTACAGAAAAACTCTAACTCCATTTGTTCAAATTCTCTAGTTCTAAAAGTAAAGTTTCCTGGGGTTATTTCGTTTCTAAATGATTTACCTATTTGACCTATACCAAAAGGAACTTTTTTTCTTGAAGTTCTTTGAGCATTTTTAAAGTTTACAAAAATACCTTGAGCTGTTTCTGGTCTTAAATAAATTTCTGAAGTTGTATCTTCAGTTACACCTTGAAATGTTTTAAACATTAAATTAAATCTTCTTATATCTGTATAATTTTTCTTTCCGCATTTAGGACATACTATATTATTCTCATCTATATAATTCATTAATTCTTCACTAGTCCATCCATCAGCACTAACATCATCTTTTCCATTATCCGCTAAATGTTCTTCAACTAATTTATCTGCTCTAAATCTTGCTTTACATTCCTTACAATCCATTAATGGATCTGAAAATCCTCCAACGTGTCCTGATGCTACCCACACTTCTTTGTTCATAAGTATGCTTGAATCAAGACCTATATTATATGGACTTTCTTGAATAAATCTTTTCCACCAAGATTTTTTCACATTGTTTTTAAACTCTACTCCAAGGGGACCATAATCCCATGAATTTGCAAGACCACCATATATCTCAGATCCTTGAAATATAAATCCTCTACCTTTACAAAGTGCAACTACTTTTTCCATGGTTTTTTCAAAAGACATTTGTATATTACCTCCTAATTATAAATTTACGTATAAAAAAAAGACCTATATTAACCTAAAGGGACGAAAAACATACTTCCGCGGTTCCACCCTTTTTGGCTATTAGCCCTCCTTACAAATAAAACGCACTCCAAAGCTCCATTCATTATAAACCCTTAGTTGTTTGCACCAACCACAACCTCTCTAAAAAGAATCTAAAACTACTCTTCTTTGTCATTGTACTTAGTATTATATTTTCAATGTTATTAAACTAATTTTAACAAAAAATAAAAAAATGGCTCCGCGGAGAGGACTCGAACCTCCAACCTATCGGTTAACAGCCGAGTGCTCCACCATTGAGCTACCGCGGAACGTTCATTACATAAACTATTATACCACATTTTAATTATATTGCAATAGAAAAATTATATTTTTTTACCCTAATTATAAATCTATAATTAGGGCAATATTTAATAATATAATTATACTATTTTGTTGGTTTCATTGTTGGGAATAGTATAACATCTCTAATTGAACTAGAATCAGTTAAGAACATTATTAATCTATCTATTCCTATTCCAAGTCCACCTGTAGGTGGCATACCAATTTCTAAAGCATTTATAAAATCATCATCCATCATGTACGCTTCATCATCACCAAGTTCTCTTTCTTTAAGTTGTTGTACAAATCTTTCTTTTTGAACTATAGGATCATTTAATTCAGAATAAGCATTACATATTTCTCTTCCATATACGAATCCTTCGAATCTTTCAGTTAATGCATCATTTCCTCTTTTCTTTTTAGTAAGAGGTGAGTTTTCCTTTGGATAGTCGCATACAAATGTTGGTTGCATTAATTTTTCTTCTCCGAACTCTTCAAATAAAGCTACTAAGATATCTCCTTTTGTACAATCTTTAAGCTCTTTTTTAAGTTCTAATCCTTTTTCTTTTGCTATTTCTCTAGCTTCTTCATCAGTATTAACTTCATTAAAATCTACACCTGCAAATTCTTTTACAGCATCCACCATTGTAATTCTTCTCCAAGGTGGTTTGAAATCTATTTCTGTACCCTCATACATAACTTTAGTTGTTCCATTAACTTTTTCACAAACATAAGCTACCATATTTTCAGTTATTTCCATCATATCATTATAATCAGCATATGCTTCATATAATTCTATAGCTGTAAATTCAGGATTATGTCTTATATCTATTCCTTCATTTCTAAAGTTTTTACCTATTTCATATACCTTTTCAAATCCGCCTACAATAAGTCTCTTTAAATAAAGTTCTGTTGCTATTCTAAGATACATATCTATATCTAATGCATTATGATGAGTTATAAATGGCTTCGCCGCAGCACCACCAGCTATTGGAGAAAGAATTGGAGTTTCAACTTCTAAGAAATCTCTATTATCTAAGAATTCTCTTATAGCCTTTATTATAGCAGTTCTTTTCATGAATGTTTCTCTTACATCTTCATTCATTATTAAATCTACATATCTTTGTCTATATCTTAAGTCTGGATCTTTTAATCCGTGGAACTTTTCAGGTAATGGTTTTAAAGACTTAGTAAGTAATTTAAAATCAACAATATGTAAAGTTACTTCTCCTGTTTTTGTCTTAAATACAGTTCCTGTTATAGATACAAAATCACCTATATCAAATGTTTTATACTCTTTAAGCTTTTCTTCTCCAACATCATCAATTTTTATATATAATTGAATCTTTCCATATCTATCACGAATATCAGAGAATCCTGCTTTACCGTGCACTCTTTTAGACATAAGTCTACCTGCAACAGTTACATTTTTTCCTTCTAACTCATCATAGTTATCTTTTACTTGTTTTGATGTATGAGTTCTTTCTACTTTGTATACATCAAAAGGATCTTTTCCTTGTTCTTGAAGATTAGAAAGCTTTTGCATTCTTTCTTTTACTAAAGCATTGAATTCAGCTTCTTTCTTCGCTTCCATCTTTCTTTGCTTTATTTCTTCCTTTGTCAATTGCTTTTCTCCCATAGAAGCATCCCTCCATTTATTCGTTTGTATTAAACAAAACAGTTTTATTAGATTCTAATTTCTAAAATTTCAAATTTACTTATACCATCTGGTACTGGTACATCAACTATATCTCCAACTTTTTTACCTATTAATGCACTTCCAACTGGTGATTCATTAGAAATTTTGTTTTCCATAGGATCTGCTTCAGCTGAACCTACTATATGAAAATCTATTTCTTCATCAAAATCATAATCTTTAACTTTTACAATAGAACCTACACTAACAACGTCTTTTGGAATTTCACTTTCATCAACAACATTGGCATTTCTTAACATGTTTTCTATTTGTACAATTCTTCCTTCAACAAATGCTTGCTCATTTTTAGCTTCATCATATTCTGAGTTTTCACTCAAGTCTCCATAAGATAATGCTACTTTTATTTTCTCTGTAATTTCTCTTCTTTTAGTTGTTTTAAGATATTCCAATTCATCTTCTAACTTTTTAACACCCTCGGCAGTCATGATATATTGTTTTGAATCACTCATTTTTTACTCCCCTTTAAAGTATTATTTATTTAAATCCATCGTGTTATTGACATTGTAACTGTTTAAGTAATTATAAAACAGGACGTTTCTAATGTCAACACAACTATTCTATTTTTTTCCATTTATAAGATTATATGTCTTTAAAATACTTTATTGCTCATTTTAATAAAGTCATACTATAAAATCATTATTTCTCTGTAACTTTCATAATTATTTACATTTTACATTGTATTTATTCACTACAGCTTTAAATTAATATATTTACTTATAAAGAATTTACAACATAGATTTGTATTCTGTAAGAATTTTTATAACATTATCACTTTCTTTTTCTACATTTATCTTGTTTTTTATATCCGTACAATTTTTAATTCCTTTTATATACCAAGCAATATGTTTTCTCATTTCTCTCACAGCCTTAAGCTCTCCATGATATTGTATAGCTAACTTTAAATGTCTTATACACATATCTATTTTTTCTTCAGGAGTTGGATAGATAACTTCTTCATTATTCAAAGCTAATTGTATTTGCTTAAATATCCAAGGATTACCCATAGCACCTCTAGCTATCATTATGCCATCACAATTTGTTTCTTCTTTTAATTGAAATGCCTTTTCTGCTGAAAAAACATCTCCATTGCCTATAACAGGAATATCTACAGCTTCTTTAACTCTTCTTATTATATCCCAATCAGCTTTTCCCTCATACATTTGTGCTCTTGTTCTTCCATGAATTGCAACAGCATCCACTCCTGCCTGTTCCATTCTTTTTGCAAACTCTACAGCATTTATATTATCATTATCAAATCCCTTTCTAAACTTTACAGTTACAGGCTTCTTTGAAATTTTCTTCATTTCCATTACTATTTTAGCAGCAAGTTCTGGAGTTTTCATCAAAGCAGAACCCTCTCCATTTTTAACTATCTTAGGAGCAGGACATCCCATATTAATATCAATTATGCAAACACCATCATCTTCATTTAAAATTTCACAAGCTCTTGCCATAACTAAAGGATCACTTCCAAATATTTGAGCTGCTACAGGCTTCTCTTCTTTGCTTAACATTAATAATTTTTTTGTGTTTTCATTATTATAATACATACCTTTGGCACTTATCATTTCTGTATATACAAGACCACAGCCCATCTCTTTACATAATCCTCTATAAGCAATATCTGTAACACCTGCCATAGGAGCTAAAAACACATTGTTTTTAAAATTTAAGTTTCCTATTTTCATTTATATCCCTACTCTTTATTTTTCTCATAAATAATCTTAAGTCCTTCTAACGTTAAGAAAGGACACACTTTATCTATAGTTGTAGAATCTTCTGAAATTAAAGTTGCAAAACCCCCAGTAGCAATTACATATGGTTCTCCTTCTCCAAGTTGTATCATTTCTTGTTTTATCTTTGATACTATATAATCTACTTGACCAATATATCCGTAAACTATTCCAGCCTGCATACTTGTAACAGTATTTTTACATATAACATGAGATGGCTTTATAAGCTCTATTCTTGGAAGCTTAGCTGCTTTTTCAAACAATGCTGCTGCTGAAATTTTTATTCCAGGACATATTGCTCCTCCTAAATAATCTCCTTTTTTAGTAACTGCACAATATGTAGTTGCTGTACCAAAATCTATTATTATAAGTGGTTTTTTAAATAATTCATGAGCTGCTACTGCATTAACAATTCTATCTGCTCCAACTGATTTTGGATTATCATATTTTATATTTATTCCTGTTTTAACTCCAGGACCAACCACTATTGGTTCAACATTGAAATATTTTCTAATCATATGTTCAATTGAATACATAATATTTGGAACTACAGAAGATATTATTACTCCTTCTATATCTTTAGGATCTATATTATTATGTGATAATAACTCTAGCACTTGTATACCATATTCATCTGCTGTTCTTTTAGCATCTGTTCCAAGTCTACATTCTAAAACTAACTCTTCACCTTTATAAATTCCTAATACAATGTTTGTATTTCCTGCATCTAAAACAAATAACATTGTCATACACCCCTTAATAAAACTATAAGAGCAGTATATAACTGCTCTTATATTAGAATTTAACGTCTTAACTATAACACTTTAATTTTAACAACTGCTATAGATTTGTCAAGTGAAATTTATACTAGAAAAGCCCTTGTATTGTACCATCCTCTAATATATCCATTCTATTTGCCGCAGGTGTTTTAGGAAGCCCTGGCATAGTCATTATATTTCCTGTTAATACTACAATAAAACCAGCTCCATTGGATACCCTTACTTCTTTTACGTTTATTTTGAAATTTTTAGGATTTCCTAAAAGTGTTGGATCATCTGATAAAGAATACTGTGTTTTTGCAACACATATAGGTACTTTGTCTAATCCCATATCTTCTATATCCTTAATTTCCTTTTCTGCTTTATTATCATATTGAACTTGAGAAGCTCCATAAATCTCTTTTGCTATAACATTTATCTTTTCTTTTATTGATAATTCTTGGTCATACAAATATTTAAAATCACCTTTATTTTCTTCTAATACTTTAATTACTTTTTTAGCAAGTTCAATGCCTCCATCTCCACCTTTTTCCCAAACTTCAGCTAAAGAAACTTCCACATCTTTATTTTTACAAAAATCCTTTATACATTTTATTTCCTCATCACTATCAGTAATAAATTTATTTATAGCAACTACTACAGGTACTCTATACTTTTTCATATTTTCTATTTGTTTTTCAAGATTTCCTATTCCCGCTTTCAAAGCATCTACATTAGGAATTGTCAATTTATCTTTAGAAACCCCTCCATGATGCTTTAAAGCTCTAATTGTAGCTACTACAACAATACAATCTGGCTTTATATTTCCTTTCCTACATTTTATATCTAAGAATTTTTCTGCTCCAAGATCTGCTCCAAATCCAGCCTCTGTTATAGCAAATTCTCCTAACTTCATAGCCATTTTTGTTGCTAATATACTATTACAGCCGTGAGCTATATTAGCAAAGGGACCACCATGAATTATAGCCGGAGTATTTTCTAATGTTTGAACTAAATTAGGCTTTATAGCATCTTTCATAAGCATAGCCATAGCACCTTGAACTTTTAGATCTTTACAATAAACTGGTTCACCATTAATATTATAAGCTACTAAAATTTCACCAAACTTTTGTTTAAGATCCATTAAGCTATTGGATAAACATAGTATAGCCATAATTTCAGATGCAACAGTAATTGTAAAACCCTCTTCTCTCAAAAATCCATTTACTTTTCCACCCATTCCAACAACTACATTACGAAGTGCTCTGTCATTCATATCCATAACTCTTTTAAATACAATTCTTCTTGAATCTATTTTTAAATCATTCCCTTGATGAATATGATTATCTATGGCAGCAGCTAAAAGATTATTTGCTGATGTTATAGCATGCATATCTCCAGTAAAATGAAGATTAATATCCTCCATGGGAACAACTTGTGAATATCCCCCACCTGCAGCTCCTCCTTTTATTCCAAATACAGGTCCAAGTGAAGGCTCCCTTAAAGCTATAACTGCTTTTTTATTTAATTTACAAAGAGCTTGCCCTAGCCCTACTGTTATAGTAGACTTACCTTCCCCTGCTGGTGTAGGATTTATAGCTGTAACTAATATTAATTTTCCGTCCTTCTCATTTCGTCTATTTTTTAAAACATCTAATGATATTTTGCATTTATAATTTCCATATAGCTCTATATCATCATCTTGTAATCCTAAATTTTTAGCTATATCAGTTATCCTCTTCATATTTGCACCTTGTGCAATTTCAATGTCACTTTTCATCATTTACCACCCCTTATACAAATTAATAAAAACGTTATTATATTAGTTTTTCCATATAATAACGTTTTCTATCCTTAATTAATGCTATTTATTAATTATTTTTGAATATTTTTAATAAATTCTTCTGAATTTACAATATATCTAATATGAGTTCCTTCTCCTATTTTTCCTGCTTCATCATAAGCTTCTACTTCAAATACTAATTTTTTTCTATCTACTTTTTTAAGAATAGTTTCACATCTAACTTTCATTCCAATTGGTGTTGCTTTCATATGTTTTACACTGATTTCTATACCAACTGTAGCATATCCTTCTGGTAAACTATCCTTTACACTTGCTTGTGATGTATTTTCCATTAAAGCAATCATAGATGGTGTAGAGAAAACATCTACTAATCCAGATCCTACTCTTTTTGCAGAATGTTGTTCTTCAACAACCATTTCCATTAAACCTTTTGTTCCTTCATGTACATTAAACTCCATAAAATTCATCCTCTCTTAGTTTTATTTATATATTTTATAAAAATAGATATTATTGAAAATTCTCTCAATAACCATAATTATAAATAAA
This region includes:
- a CDS encoding glycine--tRNA ligase gives rise to the protein MSFEKTMEKVVALCKGRGFIFQGSEIYGGLANSWDYGPLGVEFKNNVKKSWWKRFIQESPYNIGLDSSILMNKEVWVASGHVGGFSDPLMDCKECKARFRADKLVEEHLADNGKDDVSADGWTSEELMNYIDENNIVCPKCGKKNYTDIRRFNLMFKTFQGVTEDTTSEIYLRPETAQGIFVNFKNAQRTSRKKVPFGIGQIGKSFRNEITPGNFTFRTREFEQMELEFFCKPGTDLEWFHYWKDYCWKFLLDLGMTEENLRFRDHGEEELSFYSNATSDIEFLFPFGWGELWGIADRTDYDLKKHMEHSGQELTYLDPTTNEKYVPYVIEPSLGADRVALAFLVDAYDEEELENGDTRTVLHLHPALAPFKAAILPLSKKLSEKALEVYGKLSKKFNIDYDEAGSIGKRYRREDEIGTPYCITVDFDTLQDNTVTVRDRDNMTQVRLKIEELEKFLEEKIEF
- a CDS encoding thioesterase family protein; this translates as MEFNVHEGTKGLMEMVVEEQHSAKRVGSGLVDVFSTPSMIALMENTSQASVKDSLPEGYATVGIEISVKHMKATPIGMKVRCETILKKVDRKKLVFEVEAYDEAGKIGEGTHIRYIVNSEEFIKNIQK
- the lysS gene encoding lysine--tRNA ligase → MEAKKEAEFNALVKERMQKLSNLQEQGKDPFDVYKVERTHTSKQVKDNYDELEGKNVTVAGRLMSKRVHGKAGFSDIRDRYGKIQLYIKIDDVGEEKLKEYKTFDIGDFVSITGTVFKTKTGEVTLHIVDFKLLTKSLKPLPEKFHGLKDPDLRYRQRYVDLIMNEDVRETFMKRTAIIKAIREFLDNRDFLEVETPILSPIAGGAAAKPFITHHNALDIDMYLRIATELYLKRLIVGGFEKVYEIGKNFRNEGIDIRHNPEFTAIELYEAYADYNDMMEITENMVAYVCEKVNGTTKVMYEGTEIDFKPPWRRITMVDAVKEFAGVDFNEVNTDEEAREIAKEKGLELKKELKDCTKGDILVALFEEFGEEKLMQPTFVCDYPKENSPLTKKKRGNDALTERFEGFVYGREICNAYSELNDPIVQKERFVQQLKERELGDDEAYMMDDDFINALEIGMPPTGGLGIGIDRLIMFLTDSSSIRDVILFPTMKPTK
- a CDS encoding formate--tetrahydrofolate ligase, with amino-acid sequence MKSDIEIAQGANMKRITDIAKNLGLQDDDIELYGNYKCKISLDVLKNRRNEKDGKLILVTAINPTPAGEGKSTITVGLGQALCKLNKKAVIALREPSLGPVFGIKGGAAGGGYSQVVPMEDINLHFTGDMHAITSANNLLAAAIDNHIHQGNDLKIDSRRIVFKRVMDMNDRALRNVVVGMGGKVNGFLREEGFTITVASEIMAILCLSNSLMDLKQKFGEILVAYNINGEPVYCKDLKVQGAMAMLMKDAIKPNLVQTLENTPAIIHGGPFANIAHGCNSILATKMAMKLGEFAITEAGFGADLGAEKFLDIKCRKGNIKPDCIVVVATIRALKHHGGVSKDKLTIPNVDALKAGIGNLEKQIENMKKYRVPVVVAINKFITDSDEEIKCIKDFCKNKDVEVSLAEVWEKGGDGGIELAKKVIKVLEENKGDFKYLYDQELSIKEKINVIAKEIYGASQVQYDNKAEKEIKDIEDMGLDKVPICVAKTQYSLSDDPTLLGNPKNFKINVKEVRVSNGAGFIVVLTGNIMTMPGLPKTPAANRMDILEDGTIQGLF
- the greA gene encoding transcription elongation factor GreA encodes the protein MSDSKQYIMTAEGVKKLEDELEYLKTTKRREITEKIKVALSYGDLSENSEYDEAKNEQAFVEGRIVQIENMLRNANVVDESEIPKDVVSVGSIVKVKDYDFDEEIDFHIVGSAEADPMENKISNESPVGSALIGKKVGDIVDVPVPDGISKFEILEIRI
- a CDS encoding type III pantothenate kinase; this encodes MLFVLDAGNTNIVLGIYKGEELVLECRLGTDAKRTADEYGIQVLELLSHNNIDPKDIEGVIISSVVPNIMYSIEHMIRKYFNVEPIVVGPGVKTGINIKYDNPKSVGADRIVNAVAAHELFKKPLIIIDFGTATTYCAVTKKGDYLGGAICPGIKISAAALFEKAAKLPRIELIKPSHVICKNTVTSMQAGIVYGYIGQVDYIVSKIKQEMIQLGEGEPYVIATGGFATLISEDSTTIDKVCPFLTLEGLKIIYEKNKE
- the dusB gene encoding tRNA dihydrouridine synthase DusB, which encodes MKIGNLNFKNNVFLAPMAGVTDIAYRGLCKEMGCGLVYTEMISAKGMYYNNENTKKLLMLSKEEKPVAAQIFGSDPLVMARACEILNEDDGVCIIDINMGCPAPKIVKNGEGSALMKTPELAAKIVMEMKKISKKPVTVKFRKGFDNDNINAVEFAKRMEQAGVDAVAIHGRTRAQMYEGKADWDIIRRVKEAVDIPVIGNGDVFSAEKAFQLKEETNCDGIMIARGAMGNPWIFKQIQLALNNEEVIYPTPEEKIDMCIRHLKLAIQYHGELKAVREMRKHIAWYIKGIKNCTDIKNKINVEKESDNVIKILTEYKSML